A stretch of the Rhinoderma darwinii isolate aRhiDar2 chromosome 3, aRhiDar2.hap1, whole genome shotgun sequence genome encodes the following:
- the LOC142750541 gene encoding olfactory receptor 5AR1-like → MDLRNCSNKLVEFLIVGFSDFTAIQTPLFLSFLSVYILTLCGNLVLVILIMWSPSLSTPMYFFLCNLSSLDIVYTSVTCPKLISIFATNNGRISYVECNLQLYFFIAFGSTEYFLLTVMSYDRYVAVCKPLYYSIVMNQQVCIVVAISSWLGGIVASIPIATVTSTLYYCNSNLINHFFCDINALIYLAGNDTTLIHTVIFIQGVVLVMTSFIFTLLSYIQILSSIMSIRTARGKYKTFSTCGSHLTVVSLFYIIVCVLYMRPSSSMSLNQAKILTTLYVYFIPLLNPVVYSFRNQSVKEALKKMFKSLLNDNVPQHFL, encoded by the coding sequence ATGGATTTGAGAAATTGCAGTAACAAATTGGTGGAATTTTTAATTGTTGGCTTCTCAGACTTTACAGCCATACAAACCCCTCTGTTTTTGAGCTTTCTGAGTGTTTATATTTTGACCCTATGTGGAAACCTGGTCCTTGttatacttataatgtggagTCCATCGCTTTCTACCCCTATGTACTTTTTCTTATGTAACCTCTCATCCCTTGATATTGTCTATACATCCGTCACTTGCCCAAAGCTCATCTCAATCTTTGCCACCAACAATGGACGAATTTCTTACGTGGAATGTAACTTACAACTCTACTTCTTCATCGCTTTTGGAAGCACAGAGTATTTTTTACTAACCGTTATGTCGTATGACCGATATGTAGCAGTCTGTAAACCCTTGTATTACTCTATTGTAATGAACCAACAAGTTTGTATAGTTGTAGCCATTAGTTCTTGGTTGGGTGGAATAGTAGCCTCAATTCCAATTGCTACCGTTACCTCCACCCTTTATTATTGCAATTCAAACCTAATCAATCACTTCTTTTGTGACATCAATGCCCTCATCTACCTGGCAGGTAATGACACAACACTTATCCATACGGTAATATTTATACAGGGAGTCGTGCTAGTTATGACATCATTCATATTTACACTATTGTCCTACATACAAATTTTATCTAGTATAATGAGTATCAGGACAGCAAGGGGGAAATACAAGACCTTCTCCACATGTGGTTCCCATCTCACAGTTGTGAGCCTTTTTTATATTATAGTCTGTGTCTTATACATGAGACCATCATCATCAATGTCATTAAATCAAGCCAAAATATTAACCACATTATATGTTTATTTCATCCCCCTGCTAAACCCGGTGGTGTATAGTTTCAGAAACCAAAGCGTGAAAGAGGctttgaaaaaaatgttcaaGTCTTTATTAAATGACAATGTCCCTCAGCACTTTTTATAA